GTGGGCTCGTCGAGGAACAGCACGGGCGGGGCCGCGACCAGGCTCGCCGCCAGATCGAGCCGGCGCCGCATACCCCCGGAGTAGCTCTTGGCGACCTTGGTCGCGGCGTCGGCGAGGGAGAACTTCTCCAGTAGCTCGTCGGCGCGAGTCTTGACCATCTTCTTGGGCAGGCCGTAGAGGTCCCCGATGAGGCGGAGGTTCTCGCGCCCGGTGAGCAGCTCGTCGACCGTGGCCGCCTGCGCGGTCAACCCCATGGCCTTGCGCACCTCGGCCGGTGCACCCATCACGTCGTGTCCGGCGACGCGCGCGGTGCCGGAGGTGGGCGGGCTCAGGGTCGTCATCATGCGGATGGTGGTGGTCTTGCCGGACCCGTTGGGTCCGAGCAGACCGAGAACCGATCCGGTGGGGACGGAGAAGGAGATGTCATCGACGGCGGTGAAGTCGCCGAACTTTTTGACGAGGTGTTCCGCCTCGATCGCCGGGGCGTCGGACGCCAGTCTGGTACTCACTCGGAAAGAGTGCCGCGCCGGGAAACGGTAGTCAATACGCAGGTCCGCCAATGAGGACCGATCGCGTCCTATGGCTTGCTGGTCACCGTGTGGAACGCCACGACCGGGGCAACGTATCGTGGGGAGGTTGCCGCGCGACGTCTCGCGTCCCGCGGCGAACCGTCTCTCGAACAAAGGATGACCGGTAACCATGAACCCCATGTCGACCATCCCGCCGACGATCGCCCGTTCGTGGCTGCTCCTGCCTGCCGACAAGTCCGAGCGCTTCGACGCGGCCGTGGCCTCCGAGATGGACGTCGTGGTCCTGGACGTCGAGGACGGGTGCCGCCAGTCGGAGAAGGAACGCGCTCGTCGTGAGGTCCGCCAGTGGCTCGAGGCCGGAAACCACGCGTGGATCCGCATCAACGACGTCCGCTCCCCCGAGTGGGAGAAGGACCTCATGGCCCTGGGGCACTGCCCCGGCCTCGACGGCGTGATGCTGGCCAAGACGGAGAACCCGGAGCACGTCTCGCTGACGGCCGCCCGGTTGGCCGAGGACACCCCGATCGTCGCACTGGTGGAGTCCGCCGACGGTCTGGCCGCCGCCACGGAGATCGCCAAGACCGACCAGGTGGTGCGCCTGGCGTTCGGCATCGGTGACTACCGCCGCGACACCGGCATCGGCTCCTCGCAGATCGCCATGGCCTACACCCGATCGCAGTTCGTGGTGTCCAGCCGGGTCGCGCGCGTGGCCCCGCCGATCGACGGGCCCACCATCTCCAACGACACCCAGGTCCTCATGGACGCCGCCGAGCACGCGGTCGAGATGGGCATGACCGGCAAGCTGTGCCTGCGGGTGGACCAGGCCCCGTACATCAACGAGGTCCTCTCCCCTTCCGCCGCCGACGTCTCGTGGGCCGAGTCCGTGATCGACGAGCTGGGCCCCGGCGGCGAGCGCTGCCGCGACGGCGCGGACCTGCCGCGGTTGGCCCGCGCGCAGAAGATCGCGCACCTCGCGCAGGCCTACGCCGTCGCGCGCTGACCACGCTCCCCCGACAACGCGGGCCCCGGTCGTCGACTGTTCGACGGCCGGGGCCCGTGTCGTGGGTCTGGCCCAGTGAGGTGCGCTAGCGGGGTGAGTCGCCGGTGACCAGCGGGAGCTCGGGCCTACCGGCCCAGGCGGTCATGGAGCCGTCGTACACCGCGACGTCCTCGCGGCCGACGAGCGCCAGGGCGTGCGCGACCCCGGTCGCGGCGATGCCGCCGCCGCAGTAGGTCACGACGGTCCGGTCATCGTCGAGCAGTCCCGCGGCCTCGAACTCGCGGCGCAGCTCCTCGGTCGGCCGGAGGGTGCCGGTGTCGGGGTCGCGGAGCGAGAAGACCGGCAGGTTGATGCTGCCGGGGATGTGACCACGGCGGGCATAGGTGTCCACCTCGCCGCGGTAGGTGGGTTCGTCCAGCACGTTCACGAGAATGGTGTTCTCGTTGTCCAGGCTGGCCGCGATCTCTTCGGTGGAGCGGAACAGCTCGGGGCGGCGGGTGCCGGTGAAGGTGCGCGGGGTGGGTACGGGGACGACGTCGGTGACCTGGTGGCCGGCGGCCTTCCAGGCCGGGAGGCCGCCGTCGAGCACCGTGACGTTCTCGA
This Dietzia psychralcaliphila DNA region includes the following protein-coding sequences:
- a CDS encoding ATP-binding cassette domain-containing protein is translated as MSTRLASDAPAIEAEHLVKKFGDFTAVDDISFSVPTGSVLGLLGPNGSGKTTTIRMMTTLSPPTSGTARVAGHDVMGAPAEVRKAMGLTAQAATVDELLTGRENLRLIGDLYGLPKKMVKTRADELLEKFSLADAATKVAKSYSGGMRRRLDLAASLVAAPPVLFLDEPTTGLDPRSRNELWDVLRDLVRDGTTLLLTTQYLDEADQLADRVIVIDHGSVIAEGTPLQLKDRSGAASLVITVSRPDDVDEAVRVLDGRIGELHVDRDARRLTAPSEGVSALAGIATAFTDAGIELDDIGLQRPSLDDVFLSLTGRRAEETVDTVDADTIEQENRV
- a CDS encoding HpcH/HpaI aldolase/citrate lyase family protein, whose protein sequence is MSTIPPTIARSWLLLPADKSERFDAAVASEMDVVVLDVEDGCRQSEKERARREVRQWLEAGNHAWIRINDVRSPEWEKDLMALGHCPGLDGVMLAKTENPEHVSLTAARLAEDTPIVALVESADGLAAATEIAKTDQVVRLAFGIGDYRRDTGIGSSQIAMAYTRSQFVVSSRVARVAPPIDGPTISNDTQVLMDAAEHAVEMGMTGKLCLRVDQAPYINEVLSPSAADVSWAESVIDELGPGGERCRDGADLPRLARAQKIAHLAQAYAVAR
- a CDS encoding sulfurtransferase, which produces MAPPLPSQVDVEWLHQHLDDADLVVVDATNHLPVPTDGPYVPESGAETYRPEHIPGALFADLLVAFADPDSPEPWTAPDHERFAAAAGALGIGDGATVVVYDQHDGFWATRFWWHLRYEGFENVTVLDGGLPAWKAAGHQVTDVVPVPTPRTFTGTRRPELFRSTEEIAASLDNENTILVNVLDEPTYRGEVDTYARRGHIPGSINLPVFSLRDPDTGTLRPTEELRREFEAAGLLDDDRTVVTYCGGGIAATGVAHALALVGREDVAVYDGSMTAWAGRPELPLVTGDSPR